GGGGATAATCCCGGAAGTCGTCGTCAACGTGCCAAGTTCGAGGCTCTTGAGCCAATGTCTTCCCCTGAGCAATATTAGATAAGGTTGACCAGTTCGGAACTTCATCCGCTGCCTTCAACGCGAAGTAATATGTGGTATCCGGCGACAATCCGATGATCGTAAAACTTTCCCTGGAACCAGCAGGTTGGGGTTCAAGTTCCTCCTCATACCGGATCGCGGCATCCCAATTGAATGGAGAGCTCGTCGAATACCTTATCTCATACTGAGATGCTTTTCCTACTGCTCCATCATCTCCCGGGGCGGTCCAGGTAAGAGTGATAGAATCAGAAGTTGAGCTTGAGACGGTGAGATCCACAACCGCTGAGGGAGGAATAGTATCTGGGGGTGGAGTGCTGCCTTCAATAATAACCTCTTCTCTATCAATCTTTCCCTCATAGCTTGCCTCAATTATAACTTTCTTGTTCTCATATGTATTATTGATTCCCCGAAGCCCTAATCCTTCTATCTTTCCATATTCAGAACCACTGATCACCCTGTAGGAAGCCTCTGAGGTCACATCCTCCTGGCTTCCATCCGAATAGAAGGCTATAACCTTAAAGCTGGTGTATCCATCACAAGTTATGCTCTCAAAGTCAGAGGTAAGCTCAATGGAAGTAAGCTCGCGAATTGTTACAATCTTACCATCTGACCAATCTGAAATAATACTGGTATCAACAGCACATCTGGCCCGAACTCTGATCGTATATGTTCCCGCACCTGACCATGAATGGGATTGAGTGGATGGACCCCAGGAGGAATAATTCTCATCTCCCCAATCAAATTGGTATTGAACTTGATGATCCCAACTACAGCTTGAACCACCTGCGCTAAAGCTAAGAGTTTGATTTACATCCCCACTTGATGGTCCGCTAGGAGCATAAGGCTTAGATACAGTATGAACATGCTTTGTAGTGAAGCTCCATATCTCTGACCAATCGCTTGTCCCTGCAGAGTTAGATGCGCTTACCCGCCAGTAGTAAGTAGTAGAGTATGATAAACCCGAGATAGATTTGGAGGTAGTTGTCAAATTGGATTGATCAAAGATAGGGCTAGAGAAATCTGGGTTGTCATCTACAACCAACCGATAAGATGTTGCTCCACTGGAAGGATTCCAGCTAAGGGTCAGTGAGATTGGGCGACCTGTTAAACCATTTGAGGGAGATACCAGGGTTGGTGGCGAAGGTATTGGCATGCTTCCAAAAGCATATAAGTGGAAATCCTGATCAGCTATATAGACCTTTCCATTAGCTATCGCTGGCACTGAGAAGAAAGAACGATTTCCGTAATCTATACTCCATAGAAGTGAGCCGGTTGAGGCATCCAAAGCAAGTAAATCAGCGTCTTTATCGCCCCCTATTCCGATATATAAAACATTATTAGCAATAACAGGTGAAGACGCTATTTCCGTGTTGGTATTATACGACCAAATTATACCTCCACTATTGGCATCAAGAGCATAGATGGTCCCTTGATAATCGGCAATATAGACTTTACCGTACGCGACAGCCACAGAACTCTGTCCTCCATCAGTCCTTCTTTTCCAAATAACAGAGCCATTGACTGCATCTAAGCAATAAGTATATTTATTGCCTGATCTAAAATAAACTTTGCCACCACTAACCGCCGGAGCATTTTGAATACTTCCATTATAACCCTCGTTATCCGTATTGTAAGACCATATTAAGCGACCCGTATCCGCATCGAGCGCATAAAGTCTATGATCATCCGAGCCTATATAAACAATACCGTTTGAAACCGCCGGTGAAGAACGCACATAACTACCCGTAGTAAAAGTCCATATTTCAGATCCAGTATTTGCATCCAAGCAGTAAACTTTCTTATCATCTGCCCCGAAATAAACTTTCCCGTTTACCACAGTAGGCGACGATTTAAAAATATGGGCACCTATTGTGTAGCTCCATTTTAAACTTCCAGTAACAGCGTCAAAAGCATATACAGTTCCATTAGAGTTTGAATTGCTCGCGCCAGTGATATATACAATTCCACTTACGACTGCGGGAGCAGTCGCGTCTACATAGGCATTCCCTCCAAAATTATAACTCCAAATCAATGAACCATCTTCTCCGTCTACTGCGATGACATCATCACCAGACATATTGTGAGTTCCCAGATAAACTATTCCATTTGCTATTGATGGAGAGTATCCTCCTCTACAATAGTAACTCCATATCTTTTCTACTTGAGAAGGAATTTTTATATCTGGAGAGTATCCTGTATGCTGGGGATCGTGATGGAACATCACCCAATCGCTCTCTGATGGAACGATCACTCGAACAGTAAGCCTTCTAACTGTTGTATTATGGTTGACGCTGTTATCATAAGCAATTACAGTGACAATATTAGAGCCTTCCCTCAAAGTAATATTAGCGCTCCAATTTTCCGTGCCTGAAGCTGGTTTTCCATTAACAGTGATCTTCCAAATTCCGCTTTTATCGGAAGCCGTCCCTCTAACAGTAAGAGAAAAAGTATCGGTTGTATAATTGTCGGGTGGGAAAAGAACCGTAAGCTCAGGGGGATCTGCATCCACAGTGGTTTCCACGCTACCTTCAATATCTCCCTGAGCCCCATGGCAAGTGTAGCTCCCTATACCTTTCCGCGTTCCATCTATTTCAAACCCATCAATACTTCCAGAGACCAAAGGGATATCTTCTGCGCAAAAGATCACCTCCTTATCCGTCTGGCGGACTACTGTCCAACCGGCGGGAGCTCGGGCTCCGGTGATACCGGAGCCTATATATCTCCAATTTGTCACTTTACCTTTCGTCCATGTGAGCTTATAACGCCATGTTGGGGGACCCGATTGAACTACTGAAACAAACCCAGCGCTACTTGCACTTTCTAACACTAACTCGTGTTTGCCATGGGACAAAGTAAGGGATTTTTTACATCGAAGGTCTACAATACCATCTTCCATCCGTATAAATATAGACTTATCCCCCGGTACCTGCGACACATCCCATTGGAGTATCATCCCCGCATCAGAATTTACTTTTAACTCCCACTGATGCTCCTCACCTGCTCGCTTAATGTCCTTCTTGAGCTTGGGGAAAAGAGGATCTTTGATCCAAAAACCTGCACTTAGGGTAGGTTGACCGGGAAGAGAAGGAAAATCAATGGGTGGTAAAACCACATCCATAGAATCCTGATTATCTGAGGCTTCCGAATTTTCACCAAAGATCAATTGAATCGGGCTTACTCCCCCTCCATCACGGTTTGCTGTGATGGAAGCTTCCCATCCTGCTGCTTTGAGAGAGGAAGGGAATATCAGAAAAGCTATGAGAAAAACCAAAGCAACCAATCGTCGGGATAACATTTAACCACACCCCTTTATAGAGGAAAATCAACGAGTAATTGTTAGCTTTCGTGTTTGAGTAAAATAGGGTGTCTTTAAAGTATAGAAGTAGATCCCACTGCTTACACTCTCCCCTTGTTGATTCCTTCCATCCCAGTAAATTGCTCTCCCCTTTCGGATGTATTCCCCCGCCAGTTGATTATGAAGCTTGAAGCGCTTCACTTCTCGTCCCATCATATCGTAGATGATCAGAGTTACACTGCTATCCTCCGCCAGCCGATAAGGTATCCATGTCTCAGCATTGAAGGGATTGGGATAATTAGGCAAGAGCTCCGTATGTTTAGGCAATGAACATCTAGCATCTAGAACTATCGTAAGATGATGTTCTCCTGATGGCAAGGTTAATCTTCCAAGCTCATCCATCTTAATAATCTTGTCTTTATACAAAATGACACTCCGGTATTTCGGCGGTAGATGATACCATCGAATCTCACCACTTTCCGGTATCTCTATAAATAGCTCCCAAACAATATGAGAACCTACCTTCTGGATTGATCTGTCGAGCAAGGGGAAATGTCTATCCTTTATTATCCAGTAAGCCATAATGAGGTTTTCCCCACTCCCTGGCGGCTTCGGAGGAATAGGACAGTCATACAGAACATCAAAACCAGGGGACGCAAGCGGATGCATGCCAAAAATCAATTCTTTATGCTGTCCAGACATGCAAATATTGATTTTGCCTTGCCAAGAAGCCTCCGTGGAAAGCTGAGAAGGTAAGGCCTGAGATGGAGCAGGAGGTATTCCTGAAGCGTTAGCGTTAATGCACAAGGTTGCATCCTGAAGGATCGCTATGAAATACGCTTTCCCAGGATCCAAGGTGTCTACAATTTCGAAACCTTTCACTGGATCCCAGTAGAAAACGCAGGGATATAAAGCATCAGGAGGATCCGTTCGAAGAGCGCTTACAGGTAAAGAGGTAGCCACACTCCCTATCATATGCCAACCGGCTTTTACATGACGAGTTAGACTGTCTCGGGGTTGATATTGAATTGGAACCTCTATTGGCTTATCGCCTATAACACCGATAATATATCCCACACCAAACTTCAAAGTGTCAGCAAGAACGAAACCTAGCGGATCCTGCCTTAAAGTAAACACAAACGGGCCTTCTTGGCCCTCCCAGCTTATTACGGGTATTGACTCCCGCCCTCCAAATAAATCGGCCACATTGGGGTTAACAGGATCACCGGGAATGGAAACAAAGTTCAGACCCGGATGGAGAGTAAGAGAGATGATATGAGAAGCAAAAGAAGCACCGGTGTTATCATAGCTCCATCCACTTTCTAAGTCGCTTTCATCCAAAGCGAAAACACCAAAGTTAATGGCATTACTCGCTTGTGGCCAGTTTCCATTAAGCTTGAACTTCCATGTTAATCGGTACCCGTTAGTTATAGGAACGCTAACAACATCGATTAAATCAAGGTAGTTAACCCCTTCCTCTCCCATCCAAGGTGAGTACCAATCACCGGGCTCATGCCACATCATGGTAAGAGGTTTCGTAGGGTGAGAGAGCCGCAAATAACAAAATTTAAGGTTGTCTTTCCCATCAGGATCAAGGTATTTGGCGGTCACCGAATAAACAGTATTAGGACTCATTTGCTTAGGCTGACCAGTTATATCGGCGACAACTGGTGGATGATTACTAGTCAATGTTCTAAAGGTCTTATCTAATCCGTAGGAAATTCCTTTACTATTCGACGCACATGCTCTGAAGTGATAAGTAGTATTCTCCTTCAAATCGGGTAAATCCTGTTTGAAAGAACCAACTGCTGACATAAGAACTTTATTCGTAGAAAACTCATAATTTGTCGATGTTCCATATTCAAACCATACTTGGCATGTCTCTCCCCCTGCATCAGCAAGATAACCGTTTAGCGTAGATGATGAAACATCTATATCTGATGCCTCAATGGAAAATACAGACGGAGCATACGTTATCGGTCTATTTCCTATTCCAGATATTTCAAACTCGCAGATAGGCGGATTACCGCCCAATCGTGTTTGGATCATGTACGTTATCTTTGTCCCTAAAGATTTTATTTGCTCGAAGATACTCTTAGCTATACCCAGGATCTTGTCCAGAGCCATATCGATGCCTTCTTCCCTGGCAACCTTGATAACAAAACAGCAGAAGTTCCAAAGCGCTTTTAGATATTCCTGCTCGTTGATATGGTCTAAAGTTTTCCTGAGCGATTCATCATCCCCATATTTCTGAACGTAACCAATTAATTTTGAAATATCTCCAACAATATCTCCCGTAATTCCAGGGAGAATCGGGGACAAGCGATTAATAACATCTATTGCAAAGCTTAACTTTCCAAATGATGCAAAGACTTGAAATTTATCTCCATCACCGCAGAATTTAACCCTATACGTAATCTCCTTTCCAGGAGGAACAAGCCTCACGCCATCACCGAAGGTCTGTTGCTGCACCCCTTCTCCTATGCAATCTATCTCTAGGATTCTATTAGCGGGAACAGGTATAAATTCAAGCCAAAGTCCGGATTCATTTTTTACTGTTAGCTCGGCAACCCAGTAATCATTGACCTTAGAGGGGGAAGGTGGTGTACTGAAGGTTATCAAACCAGTTCCGTTAGGCTCAGAGGGAATTATAACTGCCTGAGAAACTTTCCCTCGGACAATAACCTCTTCCCTATCAATCTTTCCCTTATAGCTCGCCTCAATTATAACTTTCTTATCCTTATATGTATTATTGGTTCCCCGAAGCCCTAATCCTTCTATCTTTCCATATTCAGAGCCATCGTTAATTACCTTGTAAGAAGCTTTTGAACTCACATCTTTCTGAGTGCCGTCGGAATAGGAAGCTATAACCTTGAAACTGGAATATCCATTGTGAGCTATGGTTCCGAAGTTAACTGTAAGATCGATGGAGATCAAAAATGATAAATCACTAGAGTCGCCTCCGAGCCCCTCAGGCTCGCTCTCAGTCAAGATTCGTCCCACGTTTTTGATCCAATTCGCAGTACCTTCAGGGCACCATTTTGGGCCAATTTTTTCTACGGTATCTAGCCCTTTATTAAGATATTCTTCCCTCAAAGTTCGAGTTACCCAAAATATACCATCTTCATAACCTGTTTCCATGTAAATGCCCTTACCGGGGATAAAACCGGGAGCATCACTGTAAGTATTTCGATTAGTATCAGGATCCCATCCAGGTTCGAAACCCGACCAACAGCTCCCTTCCGGCTTCCACCCCCATGCGTTATATTGATTACCACATGGATTCTTCCCAAAGCTGCTTTCTGCCCCTGCTATGGCCACGATGAAGCGCGGATCCACATTGAAATACTTTCCCCATTTGACAAAATGCTCGCCTTCCTCTCTCATCGGGCTGTTTTTCTCTTTAAGA
This Candidatus Poribacteria bacterium DNA region includes the following protein-coding sequences:
- a CDS encoding PQQ-binding-like beta-propeller repeat protein, which translates into the protein MLSRRLVALVFLIAFLIFPSSLKAAGWEASITANRDGGGVSPIQLIFGENSEASDNQDSMDVVLPPIDFPSLPGQPTLSAGFWIKDPLFPKLKKDIKRAGEEHQWELKVNSDAGMILQWDVSQVPGDKSIFIRMEDGIVDLRCKKSLTLSHGKHELVLESASSAGFVSVVQSGPPTWRYKLTWTKGKVTNWRYIGSGITGARAPAGWTVVRQTDKEVIFCAEDIPLVSGSIDGFEIDGTRKGIGSYTCHGAQGDIEGSVETTVDADPPELTVLFPPDNYTTDTFSLTVRGTASDKSGIWKITVNGKPASGTENWSANITLREGSNIVTVIAYDNSVNHNTTVRRLTVRVIVPSESDWVMFHHDPQHTGYSPDIKIPSQVEKIWSYYCRGGYSPSIANGIVYLGTHNMSGDDVIAVDGEDGSLIWSYNFGGNAYVDATAPAVVSGIVYITGASNSNSNGTVYAFDAVTGSLKWSYTIGAHIFKSSPTVVNGKVYFGADDKKVYCLDANTGSEIWTFTTGSYVRSSPAVSNGIVYIGSDDHRLYALDADTGRLIWSYNTDNEGYNGSIQNAPAVSGGKVYFRSGNKYTYCLDAVNGSVIWKRRTDGGQSSVAVAYGKVYIADYQGTIYALDANSGGIIWSYNTNTEIASSPVIANNVLYIGIGGDKDADLLALDASTGSLLWSIDYGNRSFFSVPAIANGKVYIADQDFHLYAFGSMPIPSPPTLVSPSNGLTGRPISLTLSWNPSSGATSYRLVVDDNPDFSSPIFDQSNLTTTSKSISGLSYSTTYYWRVSASNSAGTSDWSEIWSFTTKHVHTVSKPYAPSGPSSGDVNQTLSFSAGGSSCSWDHQVQYQFDWGDENYSSWGPSTQSHSWSGAGTYTIRVRARCAVDTSIISDWSDGKIVTIRELTSIELTSDFESITCDGYTSFKVIAFYSDGSQEDVTSEASYRVISGSEYGKIEGLGLRGINNTYENKKVIIEASYEGKIDREEVIIEGSTPPPDTIPPSAVVDLTVSSSTSDSITLTWTAPGDDGAVGKASQYEIRYSTSSPFNWDAAIRYEEELEPQPAGSRESFTIIGLSPDTTYYFALKAADEVPNWSTLSNIAQGKTLAQEPRTWHVDDDFRDYPRADFTKIQDAVNAASPGDTIIVYPGTYTENVKVNKDHLTIRSEKKAETTIVRAANEDNHVFEVTADYVTIRGLSICGAKLGCAGIYLSGVEYCSIENNRCGWDAGKNNRGIWLDNVSNSILSNNICDSSYEEGIVLYSSDNNTISNNTCSRSKMFAIWLSCSNNNTVSSNLCNSSRNEGIYLSSSNNNTLLSNICSSNSNRAIFLFSSNGNTLSNNTCNQNNTGIWLENSSNNILSKNTCTLNGGGGIVLRYSDTNTLLNNSCTPNGGFGIFILSSSNNSIYLNSLTDAHSDSTNIWNSQEKITYTYNGKIYTNYLGNYWSNYKGSDADGDGIGDTPYSIDGDKDSYPLVGPWKDGVIEFLNQPPSRLSNPSPADGAADISTSPELSVLVTDPDGDPMTVTFYDASDDSVIGSVSEVASGTRPSVTWAGLDYGTEYSWYVKVSDGINPEVSSNTWSFTTTVDSLPPETTISISGTAGDNNWYISDVTLTLFATDTGSGVKETKYKIGSGSWQDYSSPSTISTEGITTIYYYSVDNADNQEDERSREIKIDKTKPTGSISINNGAETANSAPVTLTLSASDAISGMGEGAQMRFSNDGDTWSTPEPFSTTKQWTLSSGDGTKTVYVKYKDVAGNWSDAFSDTILLDTTPPSILSKEPEGGNVLPTSEIKVAFSEEMDQNSAGKAFTITPQLEGEITWKGNTLIFNPRAELEQNTEYTVKITGIKDRAGNPVSTSWSFTTGLFGDVAPLPGKDGREQGDGKVNIGDALRVARIGARLVSPTPLDLIFGDVAPSPGPSNGPNNGKFGDGKLNVGDALRIARYAVGLIDKEDFPARKASPPTPPRPAYADLKQLRIVVEKTAALQDGIANVNIRLVDQSPISSVGAIQFTLGYDPLFWSIAGNPIKGELLKGAVLITNPRSFPSDSGDLIISLFTLAQNGLYQENDDLLVTIPFQALTDNPPGEMDVKLEIEVATDINGGSIPIRAEGGRILILNKDLPADTALLQNYPNPFNLETWIPFQLAEESDVVIRIYDIEGRLIRTLNLGRKPPGFYLTKDRAAYWRGLNRNGERVASGVYFCEIQAGNYKAIRRMTIEK
- a CDS encoding peptidoglycan DD-metalloendopeptidase family protein, giving the protein MKDNTGATASRQFTVTYNPQVSTYTIDWSGAAAKGWRNPLGEGTMLVTHPNYDFDSEVYKKNWGKRHAGVDIHADEGHSVYSIATGKVVKVERSSDPMQLVIIIRHECWKDGEKYCFLAVYGHVLAYDSVREGITVEPGQPIGGIRKAGSPSHLHFGINIGSELPSTGWGRTPVDVDPRDVGWVNPIPYLSSMSSSSWLDLNDKALANLINEYLKEKNSPMREEGEHFVKWGKYFNVDPRFIVAIAGAESSFGKNPCGNQYNAWGWKPEGSCWSGFEPGWDPDTNRNTYSDAPGFIPGKGIYMETGYEDGIFWVTRTLREEYLNKGLDTVEKIGPKWCPEGTANWIKNVGRILTESEPEGLGGDSSDLSFLISIDLTVNFGTIAHNGYSSFKVIASYSDGTQKDVSSKASYKVINDGSEYGKIEGLGLRGTNNTYKDKKVIIEASYKGKIDREEVIVRGKVSQAVIIPSEPNGTGLITFSTPPSPSKVNDYWVAELTVKNESGLWLEFIPVPANRILEIDCIGEGVQQQTFGDGVRLVPPGKEITYRVKFCGDGDKFQVFASFGKLSFAIDVINRLSPILPGITGDIVGDISKLIGYVQKYGDDESLRKTLDHINEQEYLKALWNFCCFVIKVAREEGIDMALDKILGIAKSIFEQIKSLGTKITYMIQTRLGGNPPICEFEISGIGNRPITYAPSVFSIEASDIDVSSSTLNGYLADAGGETCQVWFEYGTSTNYEFSTNKVLMSAVGSFKQDLPDLKENTTYHFRACASNSKGISYGLDKTFRTLTSNHPPVVADITGQPKQMSPNTVYSVTAKYLDPDGKDNLKFCYLRLSHPTKPLTMMWHEPGDWYSPWMGEEGVNYLDLIDVVSVPITNGYRLTWKFKLNGNWPQASNAINFGVFALDESDLESGWSYDNTGASFASHIISLTLHPGLNFVSIPGDPVNPNVADLFGGRESIPVISWEGQEGPFVFTLRQDPLGFVLADTLKFGVGYIIGVIGDKPIEVPIQYQPRDSLTRHVKAGWHMIGSVATSLPVSALRTDPPDALYPCVFYWDPVKGFEIVDTLDPGKAYFIAILQDATLCINANASGIPPAPSQALPSQLSTEASWQGKINICMSGQHKELIFGMHPLASPGFDVLYDCPIPPKPPGSGENLIMAYWIIKDRHFPLLDRSIQKVGSHIVWELFIEIPESGEIRWYHLPPKYRSVILYKDKIIKMDELGRLTLPSGEHHLTIVLDARCSLPKHTELLPNYPNPFNAETWIPYRLAEDSSVTLIIYDMMGREVKRFKLHNQLAGEYIRKGRAIYWDGRNQQGESVSSGIYFYTLKTPYFTQTRKLTITR